A single Desulfovibrio piger DNA region contains:
- a CDS encoding septal ring lytic transglycosylase RlpA family protein has translation MADGKLSFPRLLLNLSCLVLAAALLAGCGGKDTSWRKGGVPGSRPYTVRGKTYYPLKSAHGFVEEGVASWYGPGFHGKRTASGERFNQYNISAAHKILPLGTEVRVTNLENHRSLILRINDRGPFVDDRVIDLSRGAAQRLGVIGKGTARVRIQSLGDVPQVEDGDVVRGTFFVQIGAFSKKENARGLIERLTGSGHKGRMIYGSNNLWNVQVGPWEDSRKADEMMRVLRALYPHAFVVGDGGAS, from the coding sequence ATGGCGGACGGCAAGCTCTCCTTTCCCCGTCTGCTGCTGAACCTGTCCTGCCTTGTGCTGGCGGCCGCGCTGCTGGCCGGCTGCGGCGGCAAGGACACGTCCTGGCGCAAGGGCGGCGTGCCGGGCTCCAGGCCCTATACCGTGCGCGGCAAGACCTATTATCCGCTCAAGTCGGCCCACGGCTTCGTGGAAGAGGGCGTGGCCTCCTGGTACGGTCCCGGCTTCCACGGCAAGAGGACGGCCAGCGGCGAGCGCTTCAACCAGTACAATATCAGCGCCGCGCACAAGATCCTGCCCCTGGGCACGGAAGTGCGCGTGACCAACCTGGAGAACCACCGTTCCCTCATCCTGCGCATCAATGACCGCGGGCCCTTCGTGGACGACCGTGTCATCGACCTTTCGCGCGGGGCCGCCCAGCGGCTGGGCGTCATCGGCAAGGGCACGGCGCGGGTGCGCATCCAGAGCCTGGGCGACGTGCCCCAGGTGGAGGACGGCGATGTGGTGCGCGGCACCTTCTTCGTCCAGATCGGTGCCTTCTCCAAGAAGGAGAACGCCCGGGGCCTCATCGAGCGGCTTACCGGCAGCGGCCACAAGGGCCGCATGATCTATGGCAGCAACAACCTCTGGAACGTGCAGGTGGGCCCGTGGGAAGATTCCCGCAAGGCCGACGAGATGATGCGCGTGCTGCGTGCCCTGTACCCCCACGCCTTCGTGGTGGGCGACGGCGGCGCGAGCTAG
- a CDS encoding UvrD-helicase domain-containing protein — MTFIADLHIHSRFSRATSKQLSPRHLAAWARCKGINVLGTGDFTHPQWRDELRQQLVRDEASGLYRLSGPAEDLDFLQGKTPPDADGPLFLLQTEISSIYKRQGKVRKVHNLIFVPTLDDADRLSQRLELVGNLHSDGRPILGLDSRDLLEMTLDVCPGAVLVPAHVWTPWFALFGSKSGFDRLEDCFDDLSSHIFALETGLSSDPGMNRMVSRLDGYALISNSDAHSGANLGREANFFAGAPSYDGIFAALRAAARRLPPEQQPGDCRFLGTMEFYPEEGKYHLDGHRACGVVLEPREALALDNICPVCGKPLTIGVLHRVCELADREAPASLPHEPEARPLIPLPELVGEILGVGSGSRKVQDRYAALLRELGPDLDILCRMDEEQVRRHWEPLGEAVARMRRGQVIRKGGYDGEYGVVRVFSPEEAAEWQGPARSRSLLDGAAPRKRGRPRKVAEPAPQAPEQETAATVAAIRVRRKKDSAAPAESEPEPATPDGRTLGGFSPAQAEALTAGLETGTPVLVLAGPGAGKTRVLVGRLQYLLAHDVPASQLLAVTFTRRAAQEMRQRLQAPAGDGAAPAALPRCDTLHALAWSVVQRELPSALLLPEDAARALFVDAGHPENREERKALRRLWERLQWAREQGLPAGGLPGDLRAAVADWQAARTVRSQSPLLDYADLLEFFLFHLRARQGEDIRPDLEHSLLPPACRALLAAAVTERRRPARTGPSPAATSGGPVTTPDHHEAPHTGRAVPRQMSLLGMVAATAAPAPLPTPCRRTSALPWRHVLVDEVQDLSPVQLRLIRALLPEDGSGFFGIGDPDQAIYGFRGASGQSEDSLRAIWPSLRVCRLGQSYRASQGVLDMAQSLLQGRGHCGALQAMRGEQARLHLFSAPDQQAEARWIAGRIRRLLGATAHTLMDQIAQEDELAGTLSPGDVAVLVRLKAQIPVIRRALEQEGIPCAAPAQEDCWQDPLCAAVLRLAIARGQGEAPAPAGDGAEDDDLLPILEQALDLAPDAPLPDPRALQARLSGHSRLPAPLWQGTAWKQLCRAWQDCGRWEALVQQLGLQHEAELIRARSEQVQILTLHASKGLEFQAVFLPGLEEGLLPMRRELLLENPDDDMSPAAQAARLEEERRLFYVGLTRAARALYVSHSAGRRLFGRELALEPSSFLPLVRGFCRRSTLARHTRAVREHLSLF; from the coding sequence ATGACTTTCATCGCCGACCTGCACATCCATTCCCGCTTTTCCCGTGCCACCAGCAAACAGCTCTCGCCCCGGCATCTGGCGGCCTGGGCCCGCTGCAAGGGCATCAACGTGCTGGGCACCGGCGACTTCACCCACCCGCAATGGCGGGACGAGCTGCGCCAGCAGCTGGTGCGCGACGAGGCCAGCGGCCTGTACCGCCTGTCCGGCCCGGCCGAGGATCTGGACTTCTTGCAGGGGAAGACACCGCCGGACGCCGACGGGCCGCTCTTCCTGCTCCAGACCGAGATCAGCTCCATCTACAAGCGTCAGGGCAAGGTGCGCAAAGTCCACAACCTGATCTTCGTGCCCACGCTGGACGATGCCGACCGCCTCTCGCAGCGGCTGGAGCTGGTGGGCAACCTGCATTCCGACGGCCGTCCCATCCTGGGCCTGGACTCCCGCGACCTGCTGGAGATGACGCTGGATGTCTGCCCCGGGGCCGTGCTCGTCCCGGCCCATGTCTGGACGCCGTGGTTCGCCCTGTTCGGCTCCAAGTCCGGCTTCGACCGGCTGGAGGACTGCTTCGACGATCTTTCCTCCCACATCTTCGCGCTGGAGACGGGCCTTTCCTCGGACCCGGGCATGAACCGCATGGTCAGCCGGCTGGACGGTTACGCGCTCATCTCCAATTCCGACGCCCACTCCGGGGCCAACCTGGGCCGCGAGGCCAACTTCTTCGCGGGCGCGCCCTCCTATGACGGCATCTTCGCCGCCCTGCGGGCCGCGGCCCGCCGCCTGCCGCCCGAGCAGCAGCCCGGGGACTGCCGCTTCCTGGGCACCATGGAATTCTATCCCGAAGAGGGCAAATACCACCTGGACGGCCACCGGGCCTGCGGCGTGGTGCTGGAACCGCGCGAGGCCCTGGCCCTGGACAACATCTGCCCGGTCTGCGGCAAGCCCCTGACCATCGGCGTGCTGCACCGCGTCTGCGAGCTGGCCGACCGAGAAGCCCCCGCCAGCCTGCCCCATGAGCCGGAGGCCCGGCCCCTGATCCCCCTGCCCGAACTGGTGGGCGAGATCCTGGGCGTGGGCAGCGGCTCGCGCAAGGTGCAGGACAGGTACGCGGCCCTGCTGCGCGAGCTGGGGCCCGATCTGGACATCCTCTGCCGCATGGACGAGGAGCAGGTGCGCCGCCACTGGGAGCCGCTGGGCGAGGCCGTGGCCCGCATGCGCCGGGGCCAGGTCATCCGCAAGGGCGGCTATGACGGCGAATACGGCGTGGTGCGCGTCTTCAGCCCCGAGGAAGCCGCGGAATGGCAGGGCCCGGCCCGCAGCCGCAGCCTGCTGGACGGTGCCGCGCCCCGCAAGCGCGGACGGCCCAGAAAGGTGGCGGAACCCGCCCCGCAGGCCCCGGAGCAGGAGACCGCCGCCACCGTGGCGGCCATCCGGGTACGCCGCAAAAAGGACAGCGCCGCGCCTGCCGAAAGCGAGCCCGAGCCCGCCACGCCCGACGGGCGCACGCTGGGCGGCTTTTCCCCGGCGCAGGCCGAGGCCCTGACCGCCGGGCTGGAGACGGGCACGCCCGTGCTGGTGCTGGCCGGGCCCGGCGCGGGCAAGACGCGCGTGCTGGTGGGCCGCCTGCAATATCTGCTGGCCCATGACGTGCCGGCCTCGCAGCTGCTGGCCGTGACCTTCACCCGGCGCGCCGCGCAGGAGATGCGGCAGCGTTTGCAGGCCCCGGCCGGGGATGGAGCGGCCCCCGCGGCCCTGCCCCGCTGCGACACCCTGCATGCCCTGGCCTGGAGCGTGGTGCAGCGCGAGCTGCCCTCGGCCCTGCTCCTGCCCGAAGACGCGGCCAGGGCCCTGTTCGTGGATGCCGGACACCCGGAGAACCGCGAGGAACGCAAGGCCCTGCGCCGCCTTTGGGAGCGCCTGCAGTGGGCCCGTGAACAGGGACTGCCCGCCGGCGGGCTCCCCGGCGACCTGCGCGCCGCCGTGGCCGACTGGCAGGCCGCCCGTACCGTGCGCAGCCAGAGCCCGCTGCTGGACTATGCCGACCTGCTGGAATTCTTCCTTTTCCATCTGCGCGCCCGCCAGGGCGAGGACATCCGGCCCGATCTGGAGCACAGCCTGCTGCCGCCCGCCTGCCGGGCCCTGCTGGCCGCCGCTGTGACGGAACGGCGCCGTCCGGCCCGGACGGGCCCTTCCCCTGCCGCGACTTCCGGCGGGCCGGTCACGACGCCCGACCACCACGAGGCCCCGCACACGGGCCGCGCCGTACCGCGCCAGATGTCCCTGCTGGGCATGGTGGCCGCCACGGCAGCCCCCGCCCCCCTGCCGACGCCTTGCCGTCGAACTTCGGCCCTGCCCTGGCGGCATGTGCTGGTGGACGAGGTGCAGGACCTTTCCCCGGTGCAGCTGCGTCTGATCCGCGCCCTGCTGCCCGAGGACGGCAGCGGCTTTTTCGGCATCGGCGACCCTGACCAGGCCATCTACGGCTTCCGTGGCGCCAGCGGCCAGAGCGAAGACAGCCTGCGCGCCATCTGGCCCTCCCTGCGCGTCTGCCGTCTGGGCCAGAGCTACCGCGCCAGCCAGGGCGTGCTGGACATGGCCCAGAGCCTGCTGCAGGGCCGCGGGCATTGCGGCGCCCTGCAGGCCATGCGCGGGGAGCAGGCCCGCCTGCATCTTTTCTCCGCCCCTGACCAGCAGGCCGAGGCCCGCTGGATCGCGGGCCGCATCCGCCGGCTGCTGGGGGCCACGGCGCACACGCTCATGGACCAGATCGCCCAGGAAGACGAGCTGGCCGGGACCCTTTCCCCGGGCGACGTGGCCGTGCTGGTGCGCCTCAAGGCCCAGATACCGGTCATCCGCCGCGCGCTGGAGCAGGAGGGCATCCCCTGCGCCGCGCCCGCGCAGGAAGACTGCTGGCAGGACCCGCTCTGCGCCGCCGTGCTGCGTCTGGCCATCGCCCGCGGCCAGGGCGAGGCACCTGCCCCTGCCGGTGACGGGGCCGAGGACGACGATCTGCTGCCCATTCTGGAACAGGCGCTGGATCTGGCCCCGGACGCGCCCCTGCCCGATCCCCGGGCCCTGCAGGCCCGCCTTTCCGGGCACAGCCGCCTGCCCGCCCCGCTCTGGCAGGGCACGGCCTGGAAACAGCTCTGCCGTGCGTGGCAGGACTGCGGCCGGTGGGAGGCCCTTGTGCAGCAGCTGGGCCTGCAACATGAGGCGGAACTCATCCGCGCCCGCTCGGAACAGGTGCAGATCCTGACCCTGCACGCCTCCAAGGGCCTCGAATTCCAGGCCGTGTTCCTGCCCGGGCTGGAAGAGGGCCTGCTGCCCATGCGCCGGGAACTGCTGCTGGAGAACCCGGACGACGACATGTCCCCCGCCGCGCAGGCCGCCCGTCTGGAAGAAGAACGCCGTCTGTTCTACGTGGGCCTGACCCGCGCTGCCCGCGCCCTGTATGTGAGCCACAGCGCCGGGCGCCGCCTCTTCGGCCGGGAACTGGCCCTGGAGCCCTCCAGCTTCCTGCCGCTGGTGCGTGGCTTCTGCCGCCGGAGCACCCTGGCCCGCCACACCAGGGCCGTGCGGGAGCACCTGTCGCTGTTTTAG
- the dsrA gene encoding dissimilatory-type sulfite reductase subunit alpha, producing the protein MAKHATPLLDQLETGPWPSFVSDIKQEAAHRAANPDGLDYQIPADAPEDLLGVLELSYEEKETHWKHGGIVGVFGYGGGVIGRYCDQPEKFPGVAHFHTMRVAQPAAKYYHTKFLRDLCDIWDLRGSGMTNMHGSTGDIVLLGTQTPQLEEVFHDLTHKLHVDLGGSGSNLRTPEACLGQSRCEYACYNTQDMCYQLTQDYQDELHRPAFPYKFKFKFDGCPNGCVCAMARSDFAVVGTWKDDIKIDQDAVKAYVGGEFKPNAGAHAGRDWGKFDIQAEVVDRCPSKCMSWDGSKLSIKTADCVRCMHCINTMPRALHIGDERGASILVGAKAPVVDGAQMGSLLVPFISCEAPYDEIKEVIEKIWDWWMEEGKNRERVGETMKRLSFQKLLEVTDTEAAPYHVTAPRSNPYIFFKEEEVPGGWTRDLAEFRKRHQR; encoded by the coding sequence ATGGCGAAACATGCAACCCCCCTGTTGGACCAGCTTGAAACCGGCCCCTGGCCGAGCTTCGTGTCCGACATCAAACAGGAAGCGGCTCACCGCGCGGCCAATCCGGACGGGCTGGACTATCAGATCCCCGCTGACGCCCCCGAAGACCTGCTCGGTGTGCTGGAACTTTCCTACGAAGAAAAGGAAACCCACTGGAAGCACGGCGGCATCGTGGGCGTGTTCGGTTACGGCGGCGGCGTCATCGGCCGTTACTGCGACCAGCCCGAAAAGTTCCCCGGCGTGGCCCACTTCCACACCATGCGTGTGGCCCAGCCCGCTGCCAAATACTACCACACCAAATTCCTGCGTGACCTGTGCGACATCTGGGACCTGCGCGGTTCCGGCATGACCAACATGCACGGCTCCACCGGTGACATCGTGCTCCTGGGCACCCAGACCCCGCAGCTGGAAGAAGTCTTCCACGACCTGACCCACAAGCTGCATGTCGACCTCGGTGGTTCCGGCTCCAACCTGCGTACCCCCGAAGCCTGCCTCGGCCAGTCCCGCTGCGAATATGCCTGCTACAACACCCAGGACATGTGCTACCAGCTGACCCAGGACTACCAGGACGAACTGCACCGTCCCGCCTTCCCCTACAAGTTCAAGTTCAAGTTCGACGGCTGCCCCAACGGTTGCGTGTGCGCCATGGCCCGTTCCGACTTCGCTGTGGTGGGTACCTGGAAGGACGACATCAAGATCGACCAGGACGCCGTGAAAGCCTACGTGGGCGGCGAATTCAAACCCAACGCCGGTGCCCATGCCGGTCGTGACTGGGGCAAGTTCGACATCCAGGCCGAAGTGGTGGACCGCTGCCCCTCCAAGTGCATGAGCTGGGACGGCAGCAAGCTGTCCATCAAGACCGCCGACTGCGTGCGCTGCATGCACTGCATCAACACCATGCCCCGCGCCCTGCACATCGGTGACGAACGCGGCGCCAGCATCCTGGTGGGCGCCAAGGCCCCCGTGGTGGACGGCGCCCAGATGGGTTCGCTGCTGGTGCCCTTCATCTCCTGTGAAGCTCCCTACGATGAAATCAAGGAAGTCATCGAAAAGATTTGGGACTGGTGGATGGAAGAAGGCAAGAACCGCGAACGCGTGGGCGAGACCATGAAGCGTCTTTCCTTCCAGAAGCTGCTCGAAGTCACCGACACCGAAGCCGCTCCGTACCACGTCACGGCTCCCCGCTCCAACCCGTACATCTTCTTCAAGGAAGAAGAAGTGCCCGGCGGCTGGACCCGCGACCTGGCTGAATTCCGCAAACGCCATCAACGCTAG
- a CDS encoding dissimilatory sulfite reductase D family protein, protein MADEKDVVVDFLKSKSASKSKFYFKDFTDLFPDKGPREVKKILTKLVNEEVLEFWSSGSTTMYGLKGAGKQAHTEGED, encoded by the coding sequence ATGGCTGACGAAAAAGACGTTGTTGTCGACTTCCTGAAGAGCAAGTCCGCTTCCAAGTCCAAGTTCTACTTCAAGGACTTCACGGACCTGTTCCCCGACAAGGGCCCCCGCGAAGTGAAGAAGATCCTCACCAAGCTGGTGAACGAAGAAGTCCTGGAATTCTGGTCTTCCGGCTCCACCACCATGTACGGCCTCAAGGGCGCTGGCAAGCAGGCCCACACCGAAGGCGAAGACTAG
- the dsrB gene encoding dissimilatory-type sulfite reductase subunit beta: protein MAFISSGYNPAKPMEGRITDIGPHKYDEYFPPVIKKNFGKWLYHEILEPGVLMHVAEGGDKVYTVRVGGTRTMSITHIREICDIADKYCGGYLRWTTRNNIEFMVEDEATMKALRDDLNSRKFDGGSFKFPVGGTGAGISNMVHTQGWVHCHTPATDASGPVKCVMDAIFDDFKDMRLPAPVRIALACCINMCGAVHCSDIGLVGIHRKPPMIDHEWADQLCEIPLAVAACPTAAVRPTKVEHNGQKVNSIAIKEDRCMYCGNCYTMCPALPIADHEGDGIAIMVGGKVSNRISMPKFSKVVVGYIPNEPPRWPSLTKTVKHIVEVYAANANKYERLGDWAERIGWESFFKLTGLQFTHHLIDDFRDPAYYTWRQSTQFKF, encoded by the coding sequence ATGGCTTTTATTTCTTCCGGGTACAATCCCGCCAAACCGATGGAAGGCCGCATTACCGACATCGGCCCCCACAAGTACGACGAATACTTCCCGCCGGTCATCAAAAAGAATTTCGGCAAGTGGCTGTACCACGAAATTCTTGAGCCCGGCGTGCTGATGCACGTGGCCGAAGGCGGCGACAAGGTGTACACCGTCCGCGTGGGCGGCACCCGCACCATGTCCATCACCCACATCCGCGAGATCTGCGACATCGCCGACAAGTACTGCGGCGGCTACCTGCGCTGGACCACCCGTAACAACATCGAGTTCATGGTGGAAGACGAAGCCACCATGAAGGCCCTGCGCGACGACCTGAACAGCCGCAAGTTCGACGGCGGTTCCTTCAAGTTCCCCGTGGGCGGCACCGGCGCCGGCATCAGCAACATGGTGCACACCCAGGGCTGGGTGCACTGCCACACCCCCGCCACCGACGCCTCCGGCCCGGTGAAATGCGTGATGGACGCCATCTTTGACGACTTCAAGGACATGCGTCTGCCCGCTCCCGTGCGCATCGCCCTGGCCTGCTGCATCAACATGTGCGGCGCCGTGCACTGCTCCGACATCGGCCTGGTGGGCATCCACCGCAAACCGCCCATGATCGACCACGAATGGGCCGACCAGCTGTGCGAAATCCCGCTGGCCGTGGCCGCCTGCCCCACCGCTGCCGTCCGTCCCACCAAGGTGGAACACAACGGCCAGAAGGTGAACTCCATCGCCATCAAGGAAGACCGCTGCATGTACTGCGGCAACTGCTACACCATGTGCCCCGCCCTGCCCATCGCCGACCACGAAGGCGACGGCATCGCCATCATGGTGGGCGGCAAGGTGTCCAACCGCATCAGCATGCCCAAGTTCTCCAAGGTGGTCGTGGGCTACATCCCCAACGAACCTCCCCGCTGGCCCAGCCTGACCAAGACGGTGAAGCACATCGTCGAAGTCTACGCCGCCAACGCCAACAAGTACGAACGTCTGGGCGACTGGGCCGAACGCATCGGCTGGGAAAGCTTCTTCAAGCTGACCGGTCTGCAGTTCACCCATCACCTGATCGACGACTTCCGCGATCCGGCTTACTACACCTGGCGTCAGAGCACCCAGTTCAAGTTCTAA